The Lycium barbarum isolate Lr01 chromosome 9, ASM1917538v2, whole genome shotgun sequence genome has a segment encoding these proteins:
- the LOC132610378 gene encoding NADH dehydrogenase [ubiquinone] 1 alpha subcomplex subunit 9, mitochondrial, with protein MQAITRKLGHKSLKPSPVISSFKSLYPLSDDHYYGYVNPRFASNIATGGTGPLVRKGTGGRSSVSGIVATVFGATGFLGRYLVQQLAKMGSQVLVPFRGSEDSPRHLKLMGDLGQIVPMKYNPRDENSVKAVMAKANVVINLIGREYETRNYSFDEVNHHMAEQLAMIAKEHGGIMRFIQVSCLGASPASSSRMLRAKAAGEEAITRELPEATIMRPAVMIGTEDRILNPWAFFAKKYGFLPLVGGGSTKIQPVYVADVAAAIVASLKDNGTSLGKVYELGGPDIYTMHDLAELMFDMIREWPHYVNVPLPIAKAIASPRDFLLNKVPAPMPVPTIFNLDAIKAFATDNIVSKDALTFEDLGLAPHKVKGYPVEFLIQYRKGGPNYGSTVSERMSPESYP; from the exons ATGCAGGCCATTACCAGAAAATTAGGGCACAAATCATTGAAACCTTCCCCTGTAATTTCATCTTTCAAGTCCCTCTATCCCCTTTCCGATGATCACT ATTATGGTTATGTTAATCCCCGATTCGCATCTAACATTGCTACTGGAGGTACGGGACCTCTAGTTCGCAAGGGAACTGGTGGAAGATCATCCGTTAG TGGAATCGTTGCTACAGTCTTTGGAGCTACTGGATTTCTTGGGCGTTATCTTGTGCAACAGCTTG CTAAAATGGGCAGTCAAGTATTGGTTCCTTTCCGTGGATCTGAGGATTCTCCTCGTCATCTCAAGTTAATGGGTGACTTAGGACAG ATTGTTCCTATGAAATACAACCCCAGGGATGAAAATTCCGTTAAGGCAGTGATGGCAAAAGCTAATGTTGTGATCAATCTCATTG GAAGGGAATATGAGACAAGAAATTACAGTTTTGACGAAGTCAACCACCATATGGCTGAACAGCTTGCAATG ATTGCCAAAGAGCACGGTGGTATCATGAGATTTATTCAAGTTTCTTGCTTGGGGGCATCTCCTGCATCCTCATCTAGAATGCTCAGAGCCAAAGCTGCAGGGGAAGAAGCTATTACACGCGAACTTCCTGAG GCGACCATAATGCGACCAGCAGTGATGATCGGAACAGAAGATAGAATTCTGAATCCATGGGCATTCTTCGCAAAGAAATATGGTTTTCTCCCTCTAGTCGGAGGTGGTTCAACAAA AATTCAACCTGTATACGTTGCTGATGTTGCTGCTGCAATTGTTGCTTCTTTGAAAGACAATGGCACCAGCCTGGGAAAAGTTTATGAACTTGGTGGCCCAGATATTTACACTATGCATGACTTG GCAGAACTCATGTTTGATATGATCCGTGAATGGCCACACTATGTGAATGTTCCTTTACCTATTGCTAAG GCTATTGCATCTCCTCGAGACTTTTTGCTTAACAAAGTACCAGCTCCAATGCCTGTCCCTACGATATTTAATCTGGATGCAATTAAAGCCTTTGCCACGGACAACATTGTGTCAAAAGATG CTTTGACTTTTGAAGATCTAGGGCTTGCGCCACACAAGGTGAAGGGATATCCGGTTGAATTTCTTATCCAGTATCGTAAAGGTGGACCAAATTATGGATCAACAGTTAGTGAAAGAATGTCTCCTGAATCTTATCCATGA